TGTAATCTTTTTTGCTTTATTGGCGACTCCGAGTCTGAAAAAGAAGGCAGGAATTTCCCGGGAGTAGTACGAAAAATCTTCACCTCCCATTCCCGGTTCGGTAGCTGCAATATTCTTTTTGCCTACGATCCGCTTCATCGTTGGCAGCATCTGTTGAATCAGGGCAAGGTCATTGTTGATGGAAGGATAGCCCTTTCTGTATTTCAGCTCATAAGTGGCGCCATAACTATCGGCAACACCCTTTAAAATCTGATGCATCATGCGGATCACGTCATCCTGAACTTTTTCGTTCAATGTTCTCACCGTGCCGCGCAGTTCCGCCTGTTCGGCAATGATGTTTTCACGCCTTCCCGCATTCATCATACCGATGGTGAGAACGAACGGCTCCCTCGGAGAGGTGCGCCGGCTCCGGATAGTTTGAAGCTGGAGAACAGCCTCGGAAGCTACGACGATTGCATCCACACCCTTTTCAGGTGAAGCAGCGTGCGCCATTTTTCCTTTGATCAGGATCACAAAGCGGTCCGAATTCGCGCTGGCAATGCCTTCCGTGTATTCCAGTTTGAGCGTTTCGAGCGGCTCGCCATCGATTAAAGAGGAAGCGGAGGAATGCAGTCCAAAAATTGCGGCCGGTTTTGGATTCTCCAACGCTCCTTCCCGGATCATTCTTTTTGCTCCCCAATCGCCCGGATAATCTGCAGGCAGACTTTCTTCAGCCGGCTGAAAGATAAACTTCACTGTACCTGGAAGCTCGTCGCGGTGTTTCGTGAGCAATTCTGCAACTCCAAGCGCCACAGTCATGTGAACATCGTGACCGCACGCGTGCATCACGCCTGGATTCTTCGATCTATAGGGGACATCGCGATTTTCCTGAATCGGCAGCGCATCCATATCTGCCCGTACAGCAATAACCGGACCCGGCTTGCCACCTTTCAAAAGTCCCACTACACCGTGTCCTGCGACCCCCGATCTTACTTCGAGGCCCAGCGCGCGCAATCGATCCGAAATGATTTCCCCGGTCCTTTCTTCTTGATTCGATAGTTCAGGATGCATGTGAAAATCAGAACGTGTTTCCACAAGAA
This genomic window from bacterium contains:
- a CDS encoding amidohydrolase, which gives rise to MKLLSSVLLIILFIHPAFSDQTRDAKFHADIDAMFGLLVETRSDFHMHPELSNQEERTGEIISDRLRALGLEVRSGVAGHGVVGLLKGGKPGPVIAVRADMDALPIQENRDVPYRSKNPGVMHACGHDVHMTVALGVAELLTKHRDELPGTVKFIFQPAEESLPADYPGDWGAKRMIREGALENPKPAAIFGLHSSASSLIDGEPLETLKLEYTEGIASANSDRFVILIKGKMAHAASPEKGVDAIVVASEAVLQLQTIRSRRTSPREPFVLTIGMMNAGRRENIIAEQAELRGTVRTLNEKVQDDVIRMMHQILKGVADSYGATYELKYRKGYPSINNDLALIQQMLPTMKRIVGKKNIAATEPGMGGEDFSYYSREIPAFFFRLGVANKAKKITAGGHTPDFDADPESFKVGVEVMSAMIWDYLEK